One window of the Lemur catta isolate mLemCat1 chromosome 6, mLemCat1.pri, whole genome shotgun sequence genome contains the following:
- the RAD52 gene encoding DNA repair protein RAD52 homolog isoform X2 produces MSGAEQASFAGGDRHPVGGNPVLCFGQRQYTAEEYRAIQSALRRRLGPEFVSSRVAAGGQQVCYIEGHRVISLANEMFGYNGWAHSVTQQNVDFVDLNNGRFYVGVCAFVRVQLKDGSYHEDVGYGVSEGLKSKALSLEKARKEAVTDGLKRALRSFGNALGNCILDKDYLRSLNKLPRQLPLEVDLTKAKRQDFEPFVEQARYNSCRPNMALGHPKPQEVTSPCKPRLPDDAHIVIQEEKDCGPRHLTSATVENDATYQRKLRQKQMQQQFREQMERQQQVELSPPSVEKKSEAVLPAPPLTHSIAVPAVSEPVTEKDCLAENLEDNLEMWDLTPDGLDSAIKPSCGPEPPQTSETLALNNQTVTWNRTPHHLCHQKPQAKSGPWQPQTYSTNQHVTGNWESLKKSQDMKKRKLDPS; encoded by the exons ATGTCTGGGGCTGAGCAAGCGAGCTTCGCAGGCGGCGACCGCCATCCTGTCGGCGGCAACCCTGTGTTATGCTTTGGACAG CGCCAGTACACGGCGGAGGAGTACCGCGCCATTCAGAGCGCGCTGCGGCGGCGGCTGGGCCCCGAGTTCGTCAGCAGCCGCGTGGCCGCGGGCGGCCAGCAG gtGTGTTACATTGAGGGTCACAGGGTAATTAGTCTGGCGAACGAGATGTTTGGTTACAATGGCTGGGCACACTCGGTCACACAGCAGAACGTGG ATTTCGTCGACCTCAACAACGGCAGGTTCTACGTGGGAGTGTGCGCGTTCGTGCGGGTGCAGCTGAAG GATGGTTCATATCATGAAGACGTGGGTTATGGCGTCAGTGAGGGCCTCAAGTCCAAGGCCCTGTCTTTGGAGAAGGCGAGGAAGGAGGCGGTGACCGACGGGCTGAAGCGGGCCCTCAG GAGTTTTGGGAATGCACTTGGAAATTGTATCCTGGACAAAGACTATCTGAGGTCACTGAATAAGCTTCCACGCCAG tTGCCTCTGGAAGTGGATTTAACTAAAGCAAAGAGACAAGATTTTGAACCTTTTGTGGAACAGGCAAGATACAACAGCTGCCGACCAAATATGGCGCTGGGACACCCCAAACCACAGGAAGTGACCTCCCCTTGCAAACCTCGCCTCCCAGATGATGCCCACATTGTCATACAGGAAGAAAAGGATTGTGGTCCCCG ACACCTGACCTCGGCCACTGTGGAGAATGATGCCACTTACCAGCGGAAACTCCGGCAGAAGCAGATGCAGCAACAGTTCCGGGAGCAAATGGAGAGGCAGCAGCAAGTTGAACTATCTCCCCCATCAGTTGAAAAGAAGAGTGAGG CTGTCCTTCCGGCCCCTCCTTTGACGCACAGCATTGCCGTACCTGCTGTTTCAGAACCAGTCACTGAGAAAGACTGTCTTGCAG AGAATCTTGAAGATAATCTTGAAATGTGGGATCTGACTCCAGATGGATTGGACAGTGCTATCAAGCCCTCGTGTGGACCAGAACCACCCCAGACATCTGAGACACTAGCACTGAACAACCAGACGGTGACCTGGAACAGGACCCCACACCACCTTTGCCACCAGAAACCACAAGCAAAATCTGGACCCTGGCAACCCCAAACTTACAGCACTAACCAGCATGTAACAG GTAACTGGGAATCTCTTAAGAAGAGCCAGGacatgaagaaaaggaaattggaTCCATCTTAA
- the RAD52 gene encoding DNA repair protein RAD52 homolog isoform X1, with protein sequence MMPLHSSLVTEGDSVSKRVLRPKSWRLGEGRRGGSVQLVFPFWPQRQYTAEEYRAIQSALRRRLGPEFVSSRVAAGGQQVCYIEGHRVISLANEMFGYNGWAHSVTQQNVDFVDLNNGRFYVGVCAFVRVQLKDGSYHEDVGYGVSEGLKSKALSLEKARKEAVTDGLKRALRSFGNALGNCILDKDYLRSLNKLPRQLPLEVDLTKAKRQDFEPFVEQARYNSCRPNMALGHPKPQEVTSPCKPRLPDDAHIVIQEEKDCGPRHLTSATVENDATYQRKLRQKQMQQQFREQMERQQQVELSPPSVEKKSEAVLPAPPLTHSIAVPAVSEPVTEKDCLAENLEDNLEMWDLTPDGLDSAIKPSCGPEPPQTSETLALNNQTVTWNRTPHHLCHQKPQAKSGPWQPQTYSTNQHVTGNWESLKKSQDMKKRKLDPS encoded by the exons atgatgccactgcactctagtctggtgacagagggagactctgtctccaaaagggTACTGAGACCAAAAAGTTGGAGACTGGGTGAGGGAAGGCGCGGCGGAAGCGTCCAGCTGGTTTTCCCTTTCTGGCCGCAGCGCCAGTACACGGCGGAGGAGTACCGCGCCATTCAGAGCGCGCTGCGGCGGCGGCTGGGCCCCGAGTTCGTCAGCAGCCGCGTGGCCGCGGGCGGCCAGCAG gtGTGTTACATTGAGGGTCACAGGGTAATTAGTCTGGCGAACGAGATGTTTGGTTACAATGGCTGGGCACACTCGGTCACACAGCAGAACGTGG ATTTCGTCGACCTCAACAACGGCAGGTTCTACGTGGGAGTGTGCGCGTTCGTGCGGGTGCAGCTGAAG GATGGTTCATATCATGAAGACGTGGGTTATGGCGTCAGTGAGGGCCTCAAGTCCAAGGCCCTGTCTTTGGAGAAGGCGAGGAAGGAGGCGGTGACCGACGGGCTGAAGCGGGCCCTCAG GAGTTTTGGGAATGCACTTGGAAATTGTATCCTGGACAAAGACTATCTGAGGTCACTGAATAAGCTTCCACGCCAG tTGCCTCTGGAAGTGGATTTAACTAAAGCAAAGAGACAAGATTTTGAACCTTTTGTGGAACAGGCAAGATACAACAGCTGCCGACCAAATATGGCGCTGGGACACCCCAAACCACAGGAAGTGACCTCCCCTTGCAAACCTCGCCTCCCAGATGATGCCCACATTGTCATACAGGAAGAAAAGGATTGTGGTCCCCG ACACCTGACCTCGGCCACTGTGGAGAATGATGCCACTTACCAGCGGAAACTCCGGCAGAAGCAGATGCAGCAACAGTTCCGGGAGCAAATGGAGAGGCAGCAGCAAGTTGAACTATCTCCCCCATCAGTTGAAAAGAAGAGTGAGG CTGTCCTTCCGGCCCCTCCTTTGACGCACAGCATTGCCGTACCTGCTGTTTCAGAACCAGTCACTGAGAAAGACTGTCTTGCAG AGAATCTTGAAGATAATCTTGAAATGTGGGATCTGACTCCAGATGGATTGGACAGTGCTATCAAGCCCTCGTGTGGACCAGAACCACCCCAGACATCTGAGACACTAGCACTGAACAACCAGACGGTGACCTGGAACAGGACCCCACACCACCTTTGCCACCAGAAACCACAAGCAAAATCTGGACCCTGGCAACCCCAAACTTACAGCACTAACCAGCATGTAACAG GTAACTGGGAATCTCTTAAGAAGAGCCAGGacatgaagaaaaggaaattggaTCCATCTTAA
- the RAD52 gene encoding DNA repair protein RAD52 homolog isoform X3 produces the protein MMPLHSSLVTEGDSVSKRVLRPKSWRLGEGRRGGSVQLVFPFWPQRQYTAEEYRAIQSALRRRLGPEFVSSRVAAGGQQVCYIEGHRVISLANEMFGYNGWAHSVTQQNVDFVDLNNGRFYVGVCAFVRVQLKDGSYHEDVGYGVSEGLKSKALSLEKARKEAVTDGLKRALRSFGNALGNCILDKDYLRSLNKLPRQLPLEVDLTKAKRQDFEPFVEQARYNSCRPNMALGHPKPQEVTSPCKPRLPDDAHIVIQEEKDCGPRHLTSATVENDATYQRKLRQKQMQQQFREQMERQQQVELSPPSVEKKSEENLEDNLEMWDLTPDGLDSAIKPSCGPEPPQTSETLALNNQTVTWNRTPHHLCHQKPQAKSGPWQPQTYSTNQHVTGNWESLKKSQDMKKRKLDPS, from the exons atgatgccactgcactctagtctggtgacagagggagactctgtctccaaaagggTACTGAGACCAAAAAGTTGGAGACTGGGTGAGGGAAGGCGCGGCGGAAGCGTCCAGCTGGTTTTCCCTTTCTGGCCGCAGCGCCAGTACACGGCGGAGGAGTACCGCGCCATTCAGAGCGCGCTGCGGCGGCGGCTGGGCCCCGAGTTCGTCAGCAGCCGCGTGGCCGCGGGCGGCCAGCAG gtGTGTTACATTGAGGGTCACAGGGTAATTAGTCTGGCGAACGAGATGTTTGGTTACAATGGCTGGGCACACTCGGTCACACAGCAGAACGTGG ATTTCGTCGACCTCAACAACGGCAGGTTCTACGTGGGAGTGTGCGCGTTCGTGCGGGTGCAGCTGAAG GATGGTTCATATCATGAAGACGTGGGTTATGGCGTCAGTGAGGGCCTCAAGTCCAAGGCCCTGTCTTTGGAGAAGGCGAGGAAGGAGGCGGTGACCGACGGGCTGAAGCGGGCCCTCAG GAGTTTTGGGAATGCACTTGGAAATTGTATCCTGGACAAAGACTATCTGAGGTCACTGAATAAGCTTCCACGCCAG tTGCCTCTGGAAGTGGATTTAACTAAAGCAAAGAGACAAGATTTTGAACCTTTTGTGGAACAGGCAAGATACAACAGCTGCCGACCAAATATGGCGCTGGGACACCCCAAACCACAGGAAGTGACCTCCCCTTGCAAACCTCGCCTCCCAGATGATGCCCACATTGTCATACAGGAAGAAAAGGATTGTGGTCCCCG ACACCTGACCTCGGCCACTGTGGAGAATGATGCCACTTACCAGCGGAAACTCCGGCAGAAGCAGATGCAGCAACAGTTCCGGGAGCAAATGGAGAGGCAGCAGCAAGTTGAACTATCTCCCCCATCAGTTGAAAAGAAGAGTGAGG AGAATCTTGAAGATAATCTTGAAATGTGGGATCTGACTCCAGATGGATTGGACAGTGCTATCAAGCCCTCGTGTGGACCAGAACCACCCCAGACATCTGAGACACTAGCACTGAACAACCAGACGGTGACCTGGAACAGGACCCCACACCACCTTTGCCACCAGAAACCACAAGCAAAATCTGGACCCTGGCAACCCCAAACTTACAGCACTAACCAGCATGTAACAG GTAACTGGGAATCTCTTAAGAAGAGCCAGGacatgaagaaaaggaaattggaTCCATCTTAA
- the RAD52 gene encoding DNA repair protein RAD52 homolog isoform X4, which yields MFGYNGWAHSVTQQNVDFVDLNNGRFYVGVCAFVRVQLKDGSYHEDVGYGVSEGLKSKALSLEKARKEAVTDGLKRALRSFGNALGNCILDKDYLRSLNKLPRQLPLEVDLTKAKRQDFEPFVEQARYNSCRPNMALGHPKPQEVTSPCKPRLPDDAHIVIQEEKDCGPRHLTSATVENDATYQRKLRQKQMQQQFREQMERQQQVELSPPSVEKKSEAVLPAPPLTHSIAVPAVSEPVTEKDCLAENLEDNLEMWDLTPDGLDSAIKPSCGPEPPQTSETLALNNQTVTWNRTPHHLCHQKPQAKSGPWQPQTYSTNQHVTGNWESLKKSQDMKKRKLDPS from the exons ATGTTTGGTTACAATGGCTGGGCACACTCGGTCACACAGCAGAACGTGG ATTTCGTCGACCTCAACAACGGCAGGTTCTACGTGGGAGTGTGCGCGTTCGTGCGGGTGCAGCTGAAG GATGGTTCATATCATGAAGACGTGGGTTATGGCGTCAGTGAGGGCCTCAAGTCCAAGGCCCTGTCTTTGGAGAAGGCGAGGAAGGAGGCGGTGACCGACGGGCTGAAGCGGGCCCTCAG GAGTTTTGGGAATGCACTTGGAAATTGTATCCTGGACAAAGACTATCTGAGGTCACTGAATAAGCTTCCACGCCAG tTGCCTCTGGAAGTGGATTTAACTAAAGCAAAGAGACAAGATTTTGAACCTTTTGTGGAACAGGCAAGATACAACAGCTGCCGACCAAATATGGCGCTGGGACACCCCAAACCACAGGAAGTGACCTCCCCTTGCAAACCTCGCCTCCCAGATGATGCCCACATTGTCATACAGGAAGAAAAGGATTGTGGTCCCCG ACACCTGACCTCGGCCACTGTGGAGAATGATGCCACTTACCAGCGGAAACTCCGGCAGAAGCAGATGCAGCAACAGTTCCGGGAGCAAATGGAGAGGCAGCAGCAAGTTGAACTATCTCCCCCATCAGTTGAAAAGAAGAGTGAGG CTGTCCTTCCGGCCCCTCCTTTGACGCACAGCATTGCCGTACCTGCTGTTTCAGAACCAGTCACTGAGAAAGACTGTCTTGCAG AGAATCTTGAAGATAATCTTGAAATGTGGGATCTGACTCCAGATGGATTGGACAGTGCTATCAAGCCCTCGTGTGGACCAGAACCACCCCAGACATCTGAGACACTAGCACTGAACAACCAGACGGTGACCTGGAACAGGACCCCACACCACCTTTGCCACCAGAAACCACAAGCAAAATCTGGACCCTGGCAACCCCAAACTTACAGCACTAACCAGCATGTAACAG GTAACTGGGAATCTCTTAAGAAGAGCCAGGacatgaagaaaaggaaattggaTCCATCTTAA